Genomic segment of Limnohabitans sp. INBF002:
AGACGACACACCCATGTTTGTGTATGGCGTGAACCACACGACTTACGCGGGCCAGCCCATCATCTCCAACGCGTCCTGCACCACCAACTGCTTGGCCCCTGTGGCCAAAGTGTTGAACGACAAATGGGGCATCAAGCGCGGCCTGATGACCACGGTGCACGCCACCACCGCCACGCAAAAAACGGTGGACGGCCCGAGCAACAAAGACTGGCGCGGTGGCCGCGGTATTTTGGAAAACATCATTCCCTCCAGCACGGGTGCAGCCAAAGCGGTGGGCGTGGTGATTCCTGCCGTCAAAGGCAAGCTGACGGGCATGTCATTTCGCGTGCCGACGTCGGACGTGTCGGTCGTCGACTTGACCGTTGAGCTGAACAGCGAAGCCACCTACAAAGAAATTTGTGCGGAAATGAAGGCCCAAAGCCTTGGCGCTTTGAAAGGCGTGTTGGGTTACACCGAAGAAAAAGTGGTCTCCACCGACTTCCGCGGCGAGACCTGCACCTCGGTGTTTGACGCGGACGCAGGCTTGGCATTGGACGGCACGTTCATCAAGATCGTCAGCTGGTACGACAACGAATGGGGCTACTCCAACAAGTGTTTGGAGATGGTGCGCGTGATCGCCAAATAAGCCACACCGGCACCTTGCGTGCCGAGTGTTTCAAACAACGTCGGTGCTCAAAAAGCACTGGCGTTTTTTATTGCGCGCTGAATGCGGCTGGCGCTGTCACAGCAGAAGCAGGCTCACTGGGTACCGCGACTTGTTCGGCAGCACCGTGTGGCTTGCCGTGCGTCTCTGGCGCTTCTGTGCCAAACAACACCAGCAGACCCAACACCACAAACACCGCCGCGCTGATGCGGTGGACCCAGGTGAGCGGCACGAGTCGCGTGATGCGCTCGCCAAACCACACCACCGGCGCGTTGGCCAGCATCATGCCCAGCGTCGTGCCCGCCACCACCCACAACCACGACTGATATTCAGCGGCCAACATCACGGTGGCAATTTGTGTTTTGTCGCCCATCTCGGCCAAGAAGAAGGCAATGACCGTGGTGCCAAACACGCCAAACTTAGGCTGCACATCGGCGTCATCGTCGTCCAACTTGTCGGGCACCAACATCCACGCAGCCATGGCCAAGAACGACACGCCCAACACCCAACGCAACACGTTGGGGCCCATGAGACTGGTCACCCATGCGCCCAACCCACCAGCCAAAGCGTGGTTGGCCAGCGTGGCCACCAAGATGCCCCACACGATGGGCCAAGGCTTGCGAAAACGTGCCGCGAGTACCAGTGACAAAAGTTGCGTCTTATCGCCCATTTCGGCGAGGGCGACGATGCCCGTTGAGATCAAAAATGCTTCCATATGGCAATCGTACCGCGCGTCGTTTTTCAAATCACTCGCACCATTTGGTGCATTTTTTGCTTACATCCGGTGCAAATGAAAAAATAGGTGCAAAAACGCACCAAAACAAGACAAACCTTCCAAGGATAGATTTATGGACGCACACAAACAGGGCGCAGATGCTTTGTTCATTCTGCTCGGGGCCATCATGGTGCTTGCCATGCATGCAGGCTTCGCATTTTTAGAACTGGGCACAGTTCGCCGCAAAAACCAGGTGAATGCGCTGGTGAAAATTTTGGTGGACTTCTGTGTCTCCACCATTGCCTACTTTGTGGTGGGTTACGGCGTGGCTTATGGCGCAAGCTTCATGATCGGCGCTGAGTCGTTGGCCGACAAAAACGGCTACGAGCTGGTGAAGTTCTTCTTCCTGCTGACATTTGCGGCGGCCATTCCCGCCATCATCTCGGGCGGTATTGCGGAACGCGCCAAGTTTTGGCCACAACTGATTGCCACAGCAGTCATTGTTGGTTTTGTGTATCCCTTCTTCGAGGGCATTGCTTGGAACCAGCATTTCGGGTTTCAAGCGTGGCTCAAAGCATTGACCGGTGATGAGTTCCACGATTTTGCGGGTTCCGTGGTGGTTCACGCCGTAGGCGGCTGGATTGCTTTGCCCGCCGTGTTGTTGCTCGGTGCGCGTAGCAACCGCTACCGCAAAGACGGTGCAATTTCTGCACATCCCCCTTCGAGCATTCCATTCCTCGCTTTGGGCGCATGGATTTTGATCGTGGGCTGGTTTGGCTTCAACGTGATGAGCGCACAAACCCTCGACAAAATTTCGGGCCTTGTGGCGGTCAACTCATTGATGGCGATGGTGGGCGGCACGTTGGTGGCGCTGATTGCGGGCAAGAACGACCCAGGCTTTGTGCACAACGGCCCCTTGGCGGGTTTGGTCGCAGTGTGTGCGGGCTCTGATTTGATGCACCCCATGGGCGCCTTGGTGGTGGGCGCTGTGGCAGGTGGCATTTTTGTGGTGATGTTCACGCTCACCCAAAACAAGTGGCGCATTGACGATGTGTTGGGTGTGTGGCCTTTGCATGGCTTGTGCGGCACATGGGGCGGTATTGCAGCTGGCGTTTTTGGCACGCAAGCGCTCGGTGGTTTGGGCGGCGTCAATCTCACGGCGCAGTTGGCGGGCACAGCGCTCGGTGTGGTGTGGGCATTGATCAGTGGTTTTGTGGTGTACGGCGTGCTGAAGATGACGCTCGGTTTGCGCTTGAGCCAAGAGGAAGAATTCGAAGGCGCGGACTTGACGATTCACAAGATCACAGCGTCTCCAGATCGAGAAGCCAGCTGGTAAGGCGGCACGATTTGTCGTTTTTCGGGTATGAATCCTGTTAAATACAGGTAAACGCTTGGTTATTTAGGTAACTTGTGCTCCATAATGGTCGCAACCTTGTAAATGCTCGTCATGGGCAAGGTTGTATTTGGTGATCGGTCAGTTTCGGTTCGGGACTCCATCGCTTTGTTTTTGTGTTTTAAGGAGTCCCTTTCATGGGCAATAAACTGTACGTCGGCAATTTGCCGTATTCGGTACGCGACAGCGATCTTGAGCAGTCTTTCGGACAGTTCGGTTCTGTGACTAGCGCCAAAGTCATGATGGAGCGCGACACTGGTCGCTCTAAAGGTTTTGGTTTCGTCGAGATGGGCAGCGATGCCGAAGCTTTGGCAGCCGTCGAAGGCATGAACGGCGCACCTTTGGGTGGTCGTAGCCTCGTGGTGAACGAAGCTCGCCCAATGGAGCCACGTCCTCCCCGCACCGGCGGTTTCGGTGGTGGCGGCGGCGGCTACGGTGGTGGCGGTCGTGAAGGCGGCGGCGGTGGCGGCGGTTTCCGTAGCCCCTACGGCGGCGGCGGTGCTGGCGGCGGTCGTCGTGAAGGCGGCGGTGGTGGTCGCGGCGGTTTCGGTGGTGGCAGCAGCTACTAATCGATCTGCTTCACTGCAAATCAAAAGGCTCCCTCGGGAGCCTTTTTTCATGGGCGCTTGAATGCGCTTATTTTTTTTCTTTGGGCGGCTGCAATGTGCCGCGCACACGCCCAGTGAGCTGCATCAAACGATCTAAATTGTCGTAGTCCATGCCATCTGCTGTAAATCGATCGCCTGCGCCACGGACCAAAACAACTGGCAAGTGCGAACGGACTTGTTCGGTATTGGCAAACAAGTGCAAGAAATCACTTTGCAATTCGCTGCGCGGCGTCACCACACCTTGGGCGTCGGTGCTGGCTTCACGAACGACCACCGCTTTGTCAAACAACTGCGCCTCCGAACCATCCGCATTGATGAGGCCACGCGCAGCCACGGCGGTGGTGATGCGGCCTTCGGCACCCACGATGCGAATGCGTGGCTGGTCGATTTCTAAGGTATCGGTATCGGGGTAGTGACGACCTTCAATACCCATCATTTCGCTTTTGAGTTTGCCGTTTTCGCCAAACACCTTGACTGAAAAATCTCGCATGAAATAGTCTGGGACATGGCGCGGTGCGGCTTCGAGCTCTGGCTCACCCATGGTGGGCGTGTTGCGCACCAGCCAATAGGTGGTCATGGCCATCACGCCCATGAGCAACAGCGGTAGATACACCGCCAAGCGGTCCCACACACGGCGGACGCGCAGCACCAACGACACAGGGGCAGCCGTGCTCATGCGAGATAACCTCTTAGCAACTCGGCGTAACGGCCACTGGCCACCAGCAACAAGTCGCAAAACTCGCGCGCAGCACCGTGCCCGCCTTCGCGTTGCGTCACATAGTGCGCAACTGCTTTCGCTTCGATGTGTGCGTTGCTGGGGGCGCAAGCAAAGGCCGCGCGTGTCATGACAGCCAAGTCGGGCCAGTCATCGCCCATGTGTGCGGCTTGTGACCAATCCAGGCCCAGCTCGTTCAAGATTTCTTGCGCGGCGGGCGCTTTATCTTCAGTGCCATAACGCACGTGCGTGATGCCCAAGGCCTTGAGGCGCGCACGCAAAGGCGCACTGTCGCGACCCGTGATGACTGCGGGTGTGATGCCCACTTTTTGCAGCATCTTCAAACCATGGCCATCCAGGGTAGAAAAGCGCTTGATGGTTTCGCCGCTCTCGGTAAACAGCAAACCACCGTCGGTGAGCACGCCATCCACGTCAAAAAATGCAACGCGTATGCCTTGTGCGCGCAACAGCAGCGCGGGTTCAAAATTCAACGCAGGGGTAAAGGTATTCATCAAATGACTTTCGCGCGCATCAGGTCGTTG
This window contains:
- the gap gene encoding type I glyceraldehyde-3-phosphate dehydrogenase; this translates as MTIKIGINGFGRIGRMVFRAAIQNFHDIEVVGINDLLEPDYLAYMLKFDSVHGRFQGEVSVDNGHLIVNGKKIRLTQERDPAALKWNEIGADVVVEATGLFLDQATAEKHLAAGAKKVLLSAPSKDDTPMFVYGVNHTTYAGQPIISNASCTTNCLAPVAKVLNDKWGIKRGLMTTVHATTATQKTVDGPSNKDWRGGRGILENIIPSSTGAAKAVGVVIPAVKGKLTGMSFRVPTSDVSVVDLTVELNSEATYKEICAEMKAQSLGALKGVLGYTEEKVVSTDFRGETCTSVFDADAGLALDGTFIKIVSWYDNEWGYSNKCLEMVRVIAK
- a CDS encoding ammonium transporter translates to MDAHKQGADALFILLGAIMVLAMHAGFAFLELGTVRRKNQVNALVKILVDFCVSTIAYFVVGYGVAYGASFMIGAESLADKNGYELVKFFFLLTFAAAIPAIISGGIAERAKFWPQLIATAVIVGFVYPFFEGIAWNQHFGFQAWLKALTGDEFHDFAGSVVVHAVGGWIALPAVLLLGARSNRYRKDGAISAHPPSSIPFLALGAWILIVGWFGFNVMSAQTLDKISGLVAVNSLMAMVGGTLVALIAGKNDPGFVHNGPLAGLVAVCAGSDLMHPMGALVVGAVAGGIFVVMFTLTQNKWRIDDVLGVWPLHGLCGTWGGIAAGVFGTQALGGLGGVNLTAQLAGTALGVVWALISGFVVYGVLKMTLGLRLSQEEEFEGADLTIHKITASPDREASW
- a CDS encoding RNA-binding protein, whose product is MGNKLYVGNLPYSVRDSDLEQSFGQFGSVTSAKVMMERDTGRSKGFGFVEMGSDAEALAAVEGMNGAPLGGRSLVVNEARPMEPRPPRTGGFGGGGGGYGGGGREGGGGGGGFRSPYGGGGAGGGRREGGGGGRGGFGGGSSY
- the lptC gene encoding LPS export ABC transporter periplasmic protein LptC; this encodes MSTAAPVSLVLRVRRVWDRLAVYLPLLLMGVMAMTTYWLVRNTPTMGEPELEAAPRHVPDYFMRDFSVKVFGENGKLKSEMMGIEGRHYPDTDTLEIDQPRIRIVGAEGRITTAVAARGLINADGSEAQLFDKAVVVREASTDAQGVVTPRSELQSDFLHLFANTEQVRSHLPVVLVRGAGDRFTADGMDYDNLDRLMQLTGRVRGTLQPPKEKK
- a CDS encoding HAD hydrolase family protein; translation: MNTFTPALNFEPALLLRAQGIRVAFFDVDGVLTDGGLLFTESGETIKRFSTLDGHGLKMLQKVGITPAVITGRDSAPLRARLKALGITHVRYGTEDKAPAAQEILNELGLDWSQAAHMGDDWPDLAVMTRAAFACAPSNAHIEAKAVAHYVTQREGGHGAAREFCDLLLVASGRYAELLRGYLA